CTGGCCACATGTTTGGATTCCTGACATTTTTTGATCTGACAAGTTTGTCATGCCAGCACAATCGTTACAGTTTGACTTATGTAAGAGGCCTGTACGAAATGTTGGGGAAGATTGGAGGTGCAAGATgttcacataaatatataaaaagaaaaatatctagTCTGGACCAGTGCACAGCTAACCAGTGTTCTCATGATGGCTCATCTTACGTAAAAGCTTTCTCAGCCCGTGTGTTCAGATGTCCCTTGGGTTATGGAGCTAACGATGTAAAGTGCATTAGATCCACTTTACTGGGATCTCTCTGAAGCTGTAAAATGCTGTCTGCCCTTACAACAATAAAACTGGGTCAGCGCAAGAGCAGCTGTATGTCTGTCTAtcctcactttgtttttttgttttttcagtcatGACATAACACCTACCCATATCTACTGAAAAAAACTGATTAGGTTTAAATAAACTTATAACACTTGTGTTCACTGATGACTCCATTTCCACATTCCACCATATGGTGATGTATCTTAAATTGCATAACCATGACCTCTTGGTTCATAAAGCATTAACAGACTGAGTCATCAGATGCTGTAATCCCCACACTGGTCTGTGGATGCTTGATTAAAATGAGTGGGAAGCAGCGGTTGTAAAACTGGAtgtactgtaaacaaaacagttcAAGACATACCAGCCTTATAAAAATTAATGTATATGATTCTAAAAACCTTTCAGGACAATTGTTCACTTATagcatcttctctctctgaaCAGTGATGATGtgcattttccatttttgaaaGTGGGTCAATCTCTGAGAGGGTTTGGCAGGCAGTGTCCTCAGATAGATGGAAGTAACGTCATTATGACGGGGGTCGGATGAGTGATGACAAATGTCTGTCAATATAGGTTAGGCGCACTGTGGCAATTTactattgcacttccataaagtttggggagttgtctgtttctgatgttttGGAGTATATCAGGCCCAATTAGGACTCTCCCTGCCTGCTAAAGGCCCACATTTTTCAGACTCCACACTCCCACTTTATAACCTTTTTAGCCATGCTGGCAGTGTTTTGGTCCATTTTGGTTCAGACCGATTCCCAGCAACTACTGAGtaaattgccatgaaattgtgTACAGGCGTTAattgtccccagaggatgagtCACACTGAcattggtgatcctctgacttttccacCATAccaaaatgataataattgtgGTTTTTAGTCAGATGTCTTGACAATTactgatggattgccatgacatttggtgCCCATACtgcagaggataaatcctaaaACTCCctcacttttcactttcatcatGTCAAAATTGATTAAAGACTTTTGGTTTCTGACCAAGTATTTTCAAAACTACTTCAGGCTTTagaaagctcctccagagccacagaagacattacacAACTGCTTTCACAGGATGAGTAGTACTCTCCATGAACAATTAATATTGTGTATTAAATCTGGCCCTTTAAAAGGTTAGCTTTTAGTAGGCATTACACATACTGTTGTGATATTAAAAAGCACAAATCTATATGTTGCACAAATAGCAGATCTGGGTCATCATGTAATAATACAAATTTGTAATGATATCTCCACCACAATATATTCAGGTAGCAAACTCATGACAAAAGCTgataatgacaaaaacagatttgGGTCTCATCTAATGGCTTTGAATATATAACTTACACTGAAGTCCTACAAGAATTACTGATACTAGGTGAGTCCAGATCCTTCTAGTGCCGTTTCACGTAGTTGCAAGGTTCCTGTAATAATTACACATAGATCTGTCAAACCAAACAGGCACATCCTACATAgcaatattaataatttaaaaagatcCGGACTCAAAACCTCAGCTCCAATTTTAACCCAGCCAGACTGTTTAAGATCCCTCTCTAATaagatatttgttttaaatgattttatttctcctgctgatttagattttatgtttttaaaaaaaatcctggttACAATCTAGTGATCACAGTTAGTTTGCTGAATTGTACCCTCCAGATTATGACTGTTTTAGCCAACCTGAGCTGCCTGGTTATTTTacatgatttgatttgttttcaatttcatgtttattaaattttaattttgtgttttcaatgtgttttttttaacagcttttagtttgttgtattctctgttttaaatatgttgtttttattgtaaagcactttgtaaccgtgtttgaaatgtgctatataaataaagttcattCTTATTATTAAAAGTTATTCGCCTCTAGCGGTATGAATCAAATCACTTTATTAAAAACCTGTGTAGGACTACAGCAGGTATACAGTCGGCCAACTTTCTGGATTGAGTTTGTGAACTCCTTCAATGTAAGTCCTCCTTTGTGCTAAACCATGACAATTACAAGAAATCTTACTGTACATATCAATGAGAAAAACAAGGGTCCTCCATGATTCATTTTTGGATAAATCAAAtgtgcaaaatgaaaacaaactttaatgacataaaataacGACATGCGGCCTTTCTCAATGAAAGAAGTTGGGTGAAGAGCATTtccaaagaaaacacaaatccTCAGAGACAGTTTGCTGAATTCCCTTAAGATAAGCAcctgttttcatttaaacctgATCATGCACTGTCACTTTATCATTTGACAGAATAATCAACTGagcatcaataaatcatttgatAGATAACATCAAACTCAGCATTTCCTTTAAAGCATAACATTGCTTGCAAAGCTTTTCTAATGGTAACATTCACTACAGAAATGTGCTTACCTTAACCTCCCTTCAAGCCATTTATCTCAAGTCCAAAGACATCCACAGACCACAGATATACTGCATCATGTCTGCATATTTCAGATGATAAAGGCTTTCTCCACCTGCCaatgttaccatgacaacagctTGCCAACTGACATTAGTACCAAATTTTCCAACACTGACCGGTTATTTCATTACAATAATGCATAACAGGATGCTCAATCAAAGCCATTTACTTAAACAATTATCCTCACATTTTCTGATGCAAAAGGAAgcaaaaatttgtttttatcttcttATCAGCTAAGATAACTGGTCTGAGATTACACTGCGATGGAGATGCATGTTTTATAAAGATGGCGTCCAAGCAGTGACTGTATCAACTATTTAAGAGCAAAGAAACATTCCCtcccccttaaaaaaaaaaaaaaaaaatcactgtagTGATCACTGGATATTTTTCCTCAATATCAATGCTGACAAAGGAGGAGAATGACTGACAGATCAGTAGCTATGAGATTACCATAGGAACCCACAGCTAGCAGTTACAGTTGGGCTAGATTCTAGTCTATGGTCCTTTGGGCCATTTAtccatatttcattttaatgcagaTTTCCAGTGTAAAAGGGCTGCACAGCACAAGGAGATGACGTGAACTATCAAGCAACATTCATTAGAAAAAAAGCAGGTTCCAGACAATGAaagacataaatataaaaacacaataatcaaGCAAACCAAGGGATGTCACTGGTAAACAGTGATGCTTTAAATTAATTACACTCCTTTGTCCTTTGAGGTTATAAATAAGACAAAGAGAAGGAATTGTACTCCCTGTTAGAGTTTCAAAAGGTAGTACAGGTACCAGGGAAAACTGAAATAGAATATTTCCCTGTGCTACCTAACAGAATGAATCAGAATCTAAATGGTGCTGTCTAATAGTGTATCTCACCTTTAGTCTAACCTAAGATAAACCGGATTGTAGAAATACTACTCTCTCGAAGACCAAAATGACCTTGCCACATGAACAGTGAGAACACCAGGTGTGGTATATGCCCTCAAGAATGATGCATTATACACTGCCGCAGCTGGAAAACAGACTAAAATGGCTGCTGGTGGAAACAGGGTGGAGAAGGAGGACAGTTTGCTAACAGATAAGTAGTGTAGGGTGATAATCCTGGTTGGTTTGAAGACTTTAAAGATAGACTAATGATTGATTCAGTGTCTTTCCCCCCCTCATCCCTCCGGCTCAAAACTGAGCATTTCTAAAATGTTACGAGAGCTTGACGGCAATCTTTTGCTCCTTCTTCATCATCCTCTGAGCGtctttctccatcttcttcctctgctgctccatGGATCGCTTTTCTCTCTCAGCCATCTTCTGTTGTCTgttaaatcacagcaaaacaaacatgcagtTGAGCGCTATGTCATTACAGTGCACATCAACAGAAGCTGGGTCAGCTGAGAGTGGGGGAAAAACAACATCTTGTTCCTTGTTCCTACATGTTGTAATAATGGCGTACACTGCCACCTGCTGGCCACTGAGTGAATCTGCACTTCTCTATCTACTGCATATAGGCACACATGCATTCCTGACATATTACCTGAgcacctcctctgcctcccagGCAGCATCAGACTCATCTTCCCAGGCGTTTGTGTCCTCCTGCCAGTTGTCCATTTCTCCCAGCTCAGCCTgtgcaaaatgaataaaactatAGCCATGAAGATTCTAGTATAAATACAGGAGATATAATTCCTGAATTGGACCAAAAAGCAAgcaaactaaatattttacaCCAAGACTTTAACAGCGCAATCATTTTGGCTCTCTTGTCTAACTGCCATGCTTCAAGGAGActggacagatttttttttttttttaatacaaaagaCAGACTGTATGTAAGAGATTGCACTTTCCACACTGTTGTATTCCTACTAGTTATAGTTTCATATTCTAGTTTAGTTAACTGCACCGACGCCACAATCTGCGGTCCAAACaccacagggagagagaggtttGTTTTGAAATTACCTGTAAAATTGTACACTTTAAAAAGGTATACTAtacaggatttgtcagttgtaaatacaatttgtatttgtaaatacAATATTCAAAGTTGGGACTCTCCTCCCCGGCTCAACGACACCAGAGTGAGATgagagcatgagagagagagagagagagagagagagagagagagagagagaagcagcagtGGTCAAGCAAGCTatagagtgaatgaagagagggagcggcggcagcaaaaacaaagccgtgaatcagataaataaaataaaacgttccagcggttacgttctaaagcacaaatataaACACGACCACACCTCCGCACTACCCTGTGGGAAGGTGCCCCGTtgctggatttggtgtgaatgcagagctttatcctgtccgctgtggcctctctgctctgcgtgtgtgcagCTCAGCTCCGCCCTCGGTCAGGCAGATACACAGACCTgaagctctttatacatccatgacacagacacagaaagcagagcggagcagaggagagagacggagacagcgatgtaacctggtcgctacgaTACGAGTCCCAACCTCACACCCTGCTCACTGTTATTGGCTGAAGGtgacacacccactgcccaaaacTTGACACCCAGAAATGTCACATATATacagcaaataataaaaaaaataagcaaatacAAGCAGAGGGcacagtctctgcagataaatacacttctagtgggtcataagtgatgattaagagggattatttttgtatgaatctatacattgttttttggggggtttttaggaaaatcctgcatagtatacctttaagagatcattgcaaaattaaaaagctcctccagatatgttttaagagattttttattaataattgGTTGttcttttttccacaaaagttcaattaccttgttaaaaaaaactaatcaaaTTAATTCTGTCTCATTCCTCACTGAATcattcagaatctatgaatatgcaaatatttttcaattcaAAGGTTTAACTGCTAGACACACAATAACTCCGACTTAACTGAAAAGTTCATctcagtgtatttatttattttttttctcaggcaTTTGCCTTTATTGAAAAGCCGATAGTatagaggcagacaggaaacaaggtgaaagagagagaggtgtgtaAAGATCTGTGGCCGGAATCAAACCATGAATGTTCCAGTTTTGTGATATTCACCAGATACCAAGGCACTCCTTGATTCTCAGTGAATGTGTAAGTTGCACACTGGACAAATATTACAATTTAAGGCGAGCACAGATGAATGAGCAAACAGTCatctagtgtcaaactgcatatacatcattctgtacagtgaagcccTCATCCAACTGAAGGGATAActtataaatgtaatttctgggCTTGATTTGTGAtcaaatttttttgttttttttcatgtactTACACTTACCTGTATATAAGTTTATACTATTCTATGATAACACCTCTGCTTAGTCCTACCTGAAGCTTCAGAAGAAATAAAATCGTAACTCACTGAGGGAGCGCTGAAGGTCATCATATCCTGAGAGGCTGCCAGTCTGCTGGAGAAACCTGCTGAGCCATCAGGCACCAAGTAGTTCAAGGGCTCCCTTTTCTTCAGCACTATCTGCAAACCAAAGAGAAAGGAGGTATGACATAAACTAACACACTTTGTGAGGCATTACCGATAGATTACAATCCCATTATAGGCAGAGACagatttagtcatttttatattCCAATTGGACACAATTCAAGCAAATTAGAATATAATAATTACATATGTTCATTCTTTTGTGCGTTATATCATGTTGATGTGCATTCGCATTTTACATTCAACACCTTATAAACCTTTCATGTAAACTATTACCAGGAAAGACAAGCAAATGGTGAAGACAGGAGCATTCCAATCAGTCAGCTGATATTCCCACTgaccttttatttattcttctaACCTGATATTTCAATCAAGGTTTGATAAACAGAAGAAGTGCGATTGGTCACAACCatcaaattatatataatttatcatTGCAGGAAAACTGTAATTTACCATTTACTTGTTTATTGATAGTATTTAAAGGAATGCTTCAATGTTTTGATatattcacttatttttttgtctgtccaGTATGGTAATAGATTTAAGAAGTGTACTATCACGCTTTGCacactggaagcaggggggCATACTGGAGATTGCGTAGGTCTGTAAAAGATGCCTTACAGCAACTCCAAAACTTATTAACATTCCATTAATATGTATCTGTAAACTCTTAAGTGTCAAAATAGAAAACAACACACcaacttgaaaaaaatgtactcAGGAAATTTAGTGTTGTCAATTTGGCATTTGCATGATAATACTAGTGGAGCTGCAGCTaataattactttcattattaattaacctgctgattattttcttgattaattaatcaaatcatcaggaaactgtgaaaatgtgtcttattttatctgaccaacaaagatattcaattttcTATAATGTAAGACAAGGAAAGGCAGCAAATTACTGCAGTTTCTATGGACATACCTTCTGTGTTTTCCTGATGGTTGGAGTCATGTCTTTGAAGTAGTCCGgctcttcatcatcattgttGGGCGCAGGGGAAACATTTCCGTTGCCACCCTCAATCTTAATACTTGTAGGAGCTTCTTCATCCCAAGAGCTCCATTCTTCAATCTCTGGCTGTGCAGACTAAAACGTtaaagaaatatagaaaaatctATCATAAGACAAAGTGAAGAGCAGCAGTCTGTTTAGTATTTATCTCTACAAGCAAACACGTAAATATCTCTGCCACAGCAGCTACTACACTAGaacacacagaaagaggactTACAGTACTGGACAGCTGctgtcaaatgataaaacactgacCTGTTTTGGTACCGATGATGAAAAATCCACCGTTGTTGGGAGAGTTATTTGATCACCACTGAGCTTGCGGCCCCTCCCACTCCtgtaatataatacaataaaataaaaaaaagtgtaaagagATTGTTCCACCAACCAAGATTAAAAACTCTaccaattttattttgtttttgcactaCAGATGCACTCTTATTAAAAGTTGAGGGCCTATCGCTAGATTCAGTGATAAATTGGCCTACTTGTGATCCACCACGCAATGGTCTGTTTCATAatacatctatttttttttttttttgacatgtttatCTTTACCAGTAAGCAAATTACTGTTGCACTGACAACATTATAACTGAAGTTTGTGTCATCTCCACAGAACAGAACGGCATTCATCTGGGCTACTGTACATTATTATATTAGTTCAGTTTTCAGTTACGCTCACCTGCATATCAaccttttaaagaaagaaagcaaattgGCTAGACATGTGCAGATCTTGAAAAGACGGAACTGAGTGATGGCCATGATGAAATTGAGctgaaaggaggaagaaaagagaaaatattagCATTTGAGTTTACAATGTGTATTGTTCTGCTCCAAACCACCAGGGTGTGTGGTGAAGAAAATCTCCAACTCTCCAGTACGACAACATTTTAGCAGGGTAACATGCAATCAGGGAATAATTGGCCTGAAGTCATTACTTAAAGAAGGAAATACTAACAACCAGTCAGTCGTGTCAATCCGCATCTTTTCTACGGACAGCAATGACAACAACCCCTTTTTATAATGTTATCATGCTTGTAGGTGAAATTGTGCGATTACCAAACACACTGTATGCGGAAATAACCaattacaacaaagaaaaacaccaatACATGCAATAATACTAACATATTTTACCTGTGTAACGTACTATTCTCTGCATACAACAAACTACCGTGCTCGGGCTGACGGTAGTCGTTGTCCTGTCAACGTTTTAGCAGACACACCGCCActatattcagtttacattgGGTTTTTATACACGCTAGCtactatacatatatacactcaCCTTGCTTGATGTCAGTACACTGTTTGCAGAGCAGCTGCTTTCCTCTTATGTGTCAAAAGAGACAAGTGCATTTACCTGCTAACCTTTGCTTGCTAGCTTAGCcgacagaaaaacatgatatTCCTCAATCCTTCAATTGTCTAAGTGACACGACAAATTGGCGGTAGCAAATAATATCACTGTCATGTCATAACCATGTATGTAACAGCTGCACAGCCCAATGTGTGTTTCATGACCAAACTCTTAAATTTGTGTCGTCGCTCATCTCTGTCCCACGGCTGCCATCTTTGAGCTGGGAGGAACAGCGTGGTCCTGCCGCATTCACGGGCTCATACAGTGTGGGAGATACGGGCTTCGTTATCAGAATCAGATTCAGAATCATATTTATTGgtcaagtatgtttacacatacaaggaatttgactccggtttagtggctctcaatgtacttacacagaataacaacacaacaatcatgagaaatatacacaaggaatgactataTATAGGTGAAACCGTTTCTGTGAACTGTGAACAGGATATATACTACATTATAGTATATATTATTGTACATATAGTAGTtggtaatgtacagtatatacagcctgttcagatatacagtagagagtgaaatgtattgcacattttgtattttagactgaaataaataacataacatcACATTAGAATCTCCTTTGAGAAGCATCATGGCAAATATATACTCACCTAATTAAATATCTTAAGGAAACAAGTTTAGTAGAgaaatgtttatcttttttgtctcttttctaaATTTTGTTGTCTACTGCTCCACACTCCAGTCCagtaggtggcggtaatgcTCCTTTAAACTTGTTTACCAACCGCCAATAAAcccaaaagaagaagaagaagaatccaGCACAAACTATCCAATCAACACACGGCATGGACGGAAGTGGCATATTTGAAAACTGGCAGTTGAAGCTGAAGTCGAAGCGTTTTCGTGCCCCAACGAGTGAAAAAGGATTAATTACAGCGCAAACACGGTGagatatattaaaataataacgTTAATCTCTTTTATTGTTTAGGAAAAAAGGCTTTACACATAcgtttttttactgtaattagcGTGACCAGTAAGGAAACTAAACCTCGTTGATGTTAACAACATTGCTAAATGTCAGCTGGCTAGCTAACCCAGCTAACTCAAGTTGTCAACACGAAAGCGTTCAACATTATGTAAAGAAACTGCAACAGTGACCAAGAATATCTTCCGAATAATTCGGCGAAACTCCTATTTGCTTCGCAGTATACCTACAAGGTCTCATAAAGATATGCATTAATTAACGAGTTGAAAGTCGAACAAACGATCCAAAGTCAGGCTGCACATCATTGTGGCACCTTAAATTACGTCACAATTAACTTTCTGATGTGGTCTTGACGTTACTGTGTACACCACATCCTTGCCACCATCCATATCACTTTTAAAGTTACTGATTTTGGAGAGTGGCTTTTAAATGTATAGTTCggattttttgaagtggggttgtataAGGTACTTATCCCAGTGTATTGAAATTGCCTACAGAAGATGGGGGTCAGTGTTGTATCGAACTTAGACCCTGTtcacacttggttttaaaatggaCAACGTTAAATATAAGTCTAAACGACCACCGAGACGCATTGTGATCTGATCACTCAAACCTCTT
This sequence is a window from Thunnus thynnus chromosome 10, fThuThy2.1, whole genome shotgun sequence. Protein-coding genes within it:
- the ebag9 gene encoding receptor-binding cancer antigen expressed on SiSo cells; this encodes MAITQFRLFKICTCLANLLSFFKRLICRSGRGRKLSGDQITLPTTVDFSSSVPKQSAQPEIEEWSSWDEEAPTSIKIEGGNGNVSPAPNNDDEEPDYFKDMTPTIRKTQKIVLKKREPLNYLVPDGSAGFSSRLAASQDMMTFSAPSAELGEMDNWQEDTNAWEDESDAAWEAEEVLRQQKMAEREKRSMEQQRKKMEKDAQRMMKKEQKIAVKLS